From the genome of Rhodothermales bacterium:
CGCGCTGCTCTGTCACAGTGAAGGAAGTGGTGGTGTCGAGGTCTGCTCTGTTTTTTGCCACGGCAACCCACGCCGCTCCACGTCGTTGACGTGCCTGAGAACGTCTTCGGTCGCATTCCAATGATTCAGATTCACAACGTCTCCATCGCGTTTGGCGGCAACTCGATCCTTCGCCGGCTTACGTGGACGATTCGAGCCGGCCAGCGCATAGGGCTTATCGGGCCGAACGGCGCAGGCAAGACGACCATCCTTCGGCTCATCACGGGAAGCCTGGTTCCGGACGAAGGGACGATCTCGGCCTCAGGCGACGCGACCATCGGCTATCTCGAACAGGACGTTCAGGAAATGGATGAGGAGCGCTCAGTCGTCGACGAGGCGATGACGGCGTTTTCAGAGGCCCTGTCGCTGCAGGAACGGGAAGATGAAATTATCCGTCAACTGAGTAACGAAGACGATCATGAGTCCCCGCACTACGTCAGGCTCCTGGAGGCTCAGGCGAACATCCACACCGACCTGGTGCGCCATGAGATCCATCTGATCCGCCCGAAGACGGAGGCGGTTCTGACGGGACTCGGGTTCGATCCGGACGATCTCGACCGGGCCGTTAAGACGTTCTCCGGTGGGTGGCGCATGCGCGTGGCCCTTGCGCGTCTTCTGCTTCGGCGTCCGCAGTTCCTGTTGCTCGACGAGCCGACGAACCATCTGGATATCGACAGCATCGACTGGCTGGAAGGTTACCTGAAGTCGTACCCGGGCACGGTCATCATTGTATCACACGACCGGTATTTCCTGGATCGGATGGTCACGGTAATCGCCGAATTGTCGTACGGCAAAGTCACGGAATATCACGGCAACTACGCCTACTATCTCGGCGAGAGAGACAAGCGCCGTGAGCTTCAGCAGTCGGCGTACGAGAATCAGCAAAAGCAGATCGCAGACACGAAGAGGTTTATCGAGCGATTTCGTTACAAGGCTTCCAAAGCGACGCAGGTGCAAAGCAGAGTCAAGACGCTGGAGAAGCTTGATCTCATTGAACCACCGGAGTCGGATGCCTCTTCGATCAGGTTCCGCTTTCCGGAGCCGACACGATCGGGACGCTCCGTGCTAAGCCTTTCGAAATTCTCGAAGACATACCAGAGTCCGGAGGGTCCGGTCGACGTATTTCAGGACGCCGGTCCGCTCGTAATAGAACGTGGTGAGAAGATCGCGATCATCGGGAAGAACGGTGCCGGCAAATCGACACTGGCGCGGATGCTGTATGGCACGGAGTCGTTCGACGGTGAGAGGGTTCCGGGCTACAAAGTTGAAACGACCTTCTTCGCGCAGCACCAGGCCGACAGTCTTGCGCCCGAGCACACTGTGCTCGAATCTCTGCAGGCGGTGGCTACCGGCCAGTCGGAAACGGAGATCAGAAGCTTGCTGGGAGCGTTCCTCTTTTCCGGGGATGACGTGTTCAAGACTGTGAACGTGCTCTCGGGAGGCGAGAAGAGCCGCGTAGCCCTCGCACGAACGCTTCTGACCCCGGCCAACTTCCTGATTCTCGATGAGCCGACCAATCACCTTGATATTCAGTCGATCAACGTACTGATCGAGGCCCTGCGGCAGTATAGCGGGACGTTCGTGATTGTCTCACACGACCGTCACTTCGTCGATCAGGTGGTCAATCGGATCTGGCGACTGGGAGACGGCACCGTGCGGTCATTCATCGGCGACTACTCCGAGTATGTCTGGCAGACTCAACACGGGACTGCCCGTGATTTCGTCAATGGAGATGCCGGTGGTGGCACGCGTGAAGCCGTGGAAGCCGTTCCGGCGCGATCCGGTGGCCCGAAAACACGAGAGCAAAAGAGGGCAGAGGCGGAAGCCCGAAAGGATCGATCTCGAAAGGCACAGCTTTCGGATGAAGCGGACCTGACTGAGCTCTCGCAACCACAACTCACTCGATTGTATCAGACTATCGAGACTTCGATTCTGGCTGCTGAGAAGAGGCAGCGGGCGCTTGAAGCCGACCTGAGCAAACCCGACATCTATTCCGATCCCGACAGCGCCAGGGCGACCACGAGCGAGTACGAATCCGTTCAGGGCGAGCTCAGCCGCCTGTACGAGCGATGGGAGCAGCTCGCCACATTGTTGACAGATTGATCGCTGCATCCGCCCTTCGAAACCGATGGAAGTTACCGCATTCATAGGCCTGGGGTCGAACATCGAGCCCCGCGTGCGCATGATGATTTCGGCACTTCATCACCTCTCGCATTCGCCTGGCGTCACAGTCGAACGAGTTTCGAGCGTGTTTCAGTCGGCAGCACATACGATCGATGGGTCCCTGCAACCGGACTACCTGAATGCCGCTGCCATGGTACGTACGAACCTGACCGCGGAAGCGCTGCTGGCCCGATGTCTGGAGATCGAGAAGTTGCTCGGGCGAGATCGGGCGCTGGATGAGAAATGGAGCTCGCGGCGCATCGACCTTGACATCCTGTTGTATTCGGCCTCTGTTATCGATAGGCCTGAGCTCAGGGTTCCACACCCGAAGCTGTCAGAGCGCCTGTTTGTTCTGTTGCCGCTGGCCGACCTCATCCCCGCCGACGAGCATCACGAGGCGCTGCACACGACGCTTGGCGACCTCATTGACCGGTGCCCCGACCGGGGTCCAACGACCAAAACGGTCGTCGACCTCGGTAATTACAAATAGGTCATCGTAGTATCTTACACGTGGCTTCTGTCCTCACCTCACGCGCATTCCATGTCAACCGATTCGCATGAAACCCGTTCGAAGGGTGAAATCCCCTCGATGTTCGAGAGTATGCGGTACATCGTTATCGAGGGTGTGATCGGTGTCGGGAAGACCTCGCTTGCCCGAATACTTGCGCAGAAATTCAAGGCCATGCTGGTCCTCGAGGAGTTCGAACAGAATCCCTTCCTGGAACGATTCTACGGGGATCGTCCCCGCTGGGCGTTCCAGACGCAGTTGAGCTTTCTGGCCAGCCGCTTCCGGCAGCAGCAGCTACTTATGAAGCCGGATCTCTTCCACTCGTTTGTCGTGGCCGACTACGCGTTTGACAAGGATCGGATATTTGCGCATCTGAACCTTGACGGCGACGAGCGCCAGCTGTACGAAACGATGTTCAAGCTCATGCAGTCCTCGACGCCGGTTCCGGATCTGGTCGTGTACCTCCAGTCGACTCCGCAACGGCTGATGAGCAACATCAGGCTTCGGGCTCGATCGTTCGAAAAGACCATGGATCCCGAATACATCACGTCTCTCAACGATGCGTACAACTACTACTTCTTCCGGTACGTCAAGAGTCCTCTTCTGATCGTCAATACGGAGAAGATCGACTTTGTAAACAATCTGGACGATCTGGAACAGCTTGTGGATCAGATTCGCAATCTCCGGCATCCGGGAACAACTTATTTCAATCCCGTTCCATCCGCGACGTTGTTTTAGAAGGGCTGCGCGATGTTCAAGTTTTTTCTCATCCTGCTGCTGGCCTATTTGCTTTTTCGTGCCGGTCGAAACCTGCTTCTGGCGGCTGTGAAGGATGGCATGGTTCCGGGGGACGATCGCCGGCGAACCGTGGATCCGGGTGCGAACAGGCCGACGGACCGGTCGACGGACCGTGCAACGGTGCCTCGTGTCGACGTTGAGGATGCGGTGTGGGAAGACCTGCCCTGACTTGAGGTGCGGGGCGACTGCGTAGCACGACATGCCGAACCTCGGGGTCGCCTGCTATACTCCGAAGCTGAACCTCAACGTCTTGTATCCGCGTACGGTCTCGCCTCCGAATCGCGCTGGCCTGAACATGCAGCGTCTAGCCGCAT
Proteins encoded in this window:
- a CDS encoding ABC-F family ATP-binding cassette domain-containing protein → MIQIHNVSIAFGGNSILRRLTWTIRAGQRIGLIGPNGAGKTTILRLITGSLVPDEGTISASGDATIGYLEQDVQEMDEERSVVDEAMTAFSEALSLQEREDEIIRQLSNEDDHESPHYVRLLEAQANIHTDLVRHEIHLIRPKTEAVLTGLGFDPDDLDRAVKTFSGGWRMRVALARLLLRRPQFLLLDEPTNHLDIDSIDWLEGYLKSYPGTVIIVSHDRYFLDRMVTVIAELSYGKVTEYHGNYAYYLGERDKRRELQQSAYENQQKQIADTKRFIERFRYKASKATQVQSRVKTLEKLDLIEPPESDASSIRFRFPEPTRSGRSVLSLSKFSKTYQSPEGPVDVFQDAGPLVIERGEKIAIIGKNGAGKSTLARMLYGTESFDGERVPGYKVETTFFAQHQADSLAPEHTVLESLQAVATGQSETEIRSLLGAFLFSGDDVFKTVNVLSGGEKSRVALARTLLTPANFLILDEPTNHLDIQSINVLIEALRQYSGTFVIVSHDRHFVDQVVNRIWRLGDGTVRSFIGDYSEYVWQTQHGTARDFVNGDAGGGTREAVEAVPARSGGPKTREQKRAEAEARKDRSRKAQLSDEADLTELSQPQLTRLYQTIETSILAAEKRQRALEADLSKPDIYSDPDSARATTSEYESVQGELSRLYERWEQLATLLTD
- a CDS encoding deoxynucleoside kinase; translation: MFESMRYIVIEGVIGVGKTSLARILAQKFKAMLVLEEFEQNPFLERFYGDRPRWAFQTQLSFLASRFRQQQLLMKPDLFHSFVVADYAFDKDRIFAHLNLDGDERQLYETMFKLMQSSTPVPDLVVYLQSTPQRLMSNIRLRARSFEKTMDPEYITSLNDAYNYYFFRYVKSPLLIVNTEKIDFVNNLDDLEQLVDQIRNLRHPGTTYFNPVPSATLF
- the folK gene encoding 2-amino-4-hydroxy-6-hydroxymethyldihydropteridine diphosphokinase produces the protein MEVTAFIGLGSNIEPRVRMMISALHHLSHSPGVTVERVSSVFQSAAHTIDGSLQPDYLNAAAMVRTNLTAEALLARCLEIEKLLGRDRALDEKWSSRRIDLDILLYSASVIDRPELRVPHPKLSERLFVLLPLADLIPADEHHEALHTTLGDLIDRCPDRGPTTKTVVDLGNYK